From the Astyanax mexicanus isolate ESR-SI-001 chromosome 9, AstMex3_surface, whole genome shotgun sequence genome, one window contains:
- the kcng4a gene encoding potassium voltage-gated channel subfamily G member 4a yields the protein MPIISNANHDFSNLSVSDDSSLDRIFTEIPETETIKGVYYQRARLLRRPEDLLSVDHALQALINVGGNRYTFPWSALEQFPLTRLGRLRMCSSPEEIARVCDDYDEARREFFFDRSPSAFRVILNFLAAGKLRLLREMCALSLHDELTYWGVEMAYMERCCKRKMYTRLEEVAEHERREEERRRRSMQIRPPVEETRYRKFMNHLRDMVENPQSGLPGKLFACLSVLMVAVTVISLCISTMPDLREEENRGECSQKCHHMFIVETVCVAWFSLEFVLRFIQARSKLQFIRGPLNIIDAMAILPYYVSLVVDEEDPGLEHERPAGGKGYLDKLGLVLRILRALRILYVMRLARHSLGLQTLGLTVRRSTREFGLLLLFLCVAVTLFSPLVHLAESELTGAQDFSSIPASYWWAIISMTTVGYGDMVPRSIPGQVVALSSILSGILIMAFPATSIFHMFSRSYQELKQEHDRLFKEECAAAAAAASVGGPGEEQEGGVDYPPPGLSLGRDPEIPASTEALSLLGNRGESTGNNKHILPAGAF from the exons ATGCCCATCATCAGCAACGCCAACCATGACTTCAGCAACCTTTCCGTCAGTGACGACAGCAGCCTTGACCGCATCTTCACCGAGATCCCTGAGACAGAGACCATCAAGGGTGTGTACTACCAGCGTGCTCGCTTGCTTCGCCGGCCGGAGGACCTGCTATCTGTGGACCATGCACTGCAGGCACTTATCAATGTGGGTGGCAACCGCTACACCTTTCCATGGAGCGCACTGGAGCAGTTTCCTCTAACACGGCTGGGACGCCTTCGCATGTGCAGCAGCCCTGAGGAGATCGCTAGAGTATGCGACGACTATGACGAAGCACGCCGTGAGTTCTTCTTCGATCGTAGCCCCAGCGCCTTTAGGGTTATTCTCAACTTCCTTGCAGCAGGCAAGCTGCGACTGCTGCGTGAGATGTGTGCACTTTCGCTGCATGACGAGCTGACTTACTGGGGTGTGGAGATGGCCTATATGGAGCGTTGTTGTAAGCGCAAGATGTACACACGCCTTGAGGAGGTTGCTGAGCACGAGCGACGGGAGGAGGAGCGCCGACGTCGCAGCATGCAGATCCGCCCTCCAGTGGAGGAGACCCGCTATCGCAAGTTCATGAACCACCTGAGGGACATGGTGGAGAACCCTCAGTCAGGCCTACCAGGGAAGCTGTTTGCATGTCTGTCCGTGCTGATGGTGGCGGTGACTGTGATCAGCCTTTGCATCAGCACCATGCCGGACCTGCGGGAGGAGGAGAACAGG GGCGAATGTTCTCAGAAGTGCCACCACATGTTCATCGTGGAGACAGTCTGTGTGGCCTGGTTCTCGCTGGAGTTTGTGCTGCGTTTCATTCAGGCACGCAGCAAGTTGCAGTTTATACGTGGACCCCTAAACATCATTGATGCGATGGCCATCCTGCCCTACTACGTGTCGCTAGTTGTGGATGAGGAGGATCCTGGGCTCGAACACGAACGTCCAGCCGGGGGTAAGGGCTACCTGGACAAGCTAGGTCTGGTGTTACGCATCTTGCGGGCACTGCGTATCCTGTACGTGATGCGATTGGCACGCCACTCTCTAGGCCTGCAGACATTGGGACTGACTGTACGGAGGAGCACGCGTGAGTTTGGCCTGCTGCTACTCTTCTTATGTGTGGCCGTCACGCTCTTCTCACCGCTGGTCCACCTGGCTGAGAGTGAGCTGACAGGAGCGCAGGACTTCAGCAGCATCCCCGCATCCTACTGGTGGGCAATCATCTCCATGACCACGGTAGGGTACGGCGACATGGTGCCGCGCAGCATCCCCGGCCAGGTGGTTGCACTTAGCAGCATTTTGAGTGGCATCCTCATCATGGCCTTCCCTGCCACGTCCATCTTTCACATGTTCTCACGTTCTTACCAAGAGCTGAAGCAAGAGCACGACCGACTCTTTAAAGAGGAGTGCGCTGCAGCCGCCGCTGCTGCGTCTGTGGGTGGGCCGGGGGAGGAGCAGGAGGGAGGTGTGGATTATCCTCCTCCAGGACTGTCTCTTGGCCGTGATCCTGAAATTCCTGCATCCACCGAGGCCCTCTCTCTTCTGGGGAACAGAGGAGAATCCACAGGGAATAATAAACACATCCTACCAGCAGGAGCCTTTTAG